In Equus przewalskii isolate Varuska chromosome 6, EquPr2, whole genome shotgun sequence, one DNA window encodes the following:
- the LOC103549035 gene encoding tubulin alpha-3 chain isoform X3, whose amino-acid sequence MKGPTPAAPVTIGLGQIKRECISIHVGQAGVQIGNACWELYCLEHGIQPDGQMPSDKTIGGGDDSFNTFFSETGAGKHVPRAVFVDLEPTVVDEVRTGTYRQLFHPEQLITGKEDAANNYARGHYTIGKEIVDLVLDRIRKLADLCTGLQGFLIFHSFGGGTGSGFASLLMERLSVDYGKKSKLEFAIYPAPQVSTAVVEPYNSILTTHTTLEHSDCAFMVDNEAIYDICRRNLDIERPTYTNLNRLIGQIVSSITASLRFDGALNVDLTEFQTNLVPYPRIHFPLATYAPVISAEKAYHEQLSVAEITNACFEPANQMVKCDPRHGKYMACCMLYRGDVVPKDVNAAIATIKTKRTIQFVDWCPTGFKVGINYQPPTVVPGGDLAKVQRAVCMLSNTTAIAEAWARLDHKFDLMYAKRAFVHWYVGEGMEEGEFSEAREDLAALEKDYEEVGVDSVEAEAEEGEEY is encoded by the exons CGCGAGTGCATCTCTATCCACGTGGGGCAGGCAGGGGTCCAGATCGGCAATGCCTGCTGGGAATTGTACTGCCTTGAACATGGAATTCAGCCTGATGGTCAAATGCCAAGTGACAAAACCATCGGCGGTGGGGATGACTCATTCAACACGTTCTTCAGTGAGACTGGGGCTGGCAAACATGTGCCCAGAGCGGTGTTTGTGGACCTGGAGCCCACTGTAGTCG ATGAAGTGCGCACAGGGACCTATAGGCAGCTATTCCACCCAGAGCAGCTGATCACCGGGAAGGAAGATGCAGCCAATAATTATGCCAGAGGCCATTACACCATCGGCAAGGAGATTGTCGACCTGGTCCTGGACCGGATCCGCAAACTG gCAGATCTGTGCACGGGGCTGCAGGGCTTCCTCATCTTCCACAGCTTCGGAGGCGGCACCGGCTCTGGGTTTGCATCTCTGCTCATGGAGCGCCTCTCGGTGGACTATGGCAAGAAGTCCAAGCTTGAATTTGCCATTTACCCAGCCCCCCAGGTTTCCACGGCTGTAGTGGAGCCCTACAACTCCATCCTGACCACCCACACAACCCTGGAACATTCTGATTGTGCCTTCATGGTGGACAACGAAGCCATCTACGACATATGTCGGCGCAATCTAGATATCGAGCGGCCCACGTACACCAACCTCAATCGCCTGATCGGACAGATCGTGTCCTCCATCACCGCCTCCCTGCGATTTGATGGGGCCCTGAATGTGGACTTGACAGAATTCCAGACCAACCTGGTCCCGTACCCCCGCATCCACTTCCCCCTGGCCACCTATGCCCCAGTCATCTCAGCCGAGAAGGCCTACCACGAGCAGCTGTCTGTGGCTGAGATCACCAATGCTTGCTTTGAGCCAGCCAACCAGATGGTCAAGTGTGACCCTCGCCATGGCAAGTACATGGCCTGCTGCATGTTGTACAGGGGCGATGTGGTTCCAAAAGACGTCAACGCAGCCATCGCCACCATTAAGACCAAGCGCACCATCCAATTTGTGGATTGGTGCCCAACTGGATTTAAG GTGGGCATCAACTACCAGCCCCCCACCGTCGTCCCTGGGGGAGACCTGGCCAAGGTGCAGCGGGCTGTGTGCATGCTGAGTAACACCACTGCCATCGCCGAGGCCTGGGCCCGCCTAGACCATAAGTTTGATCTCATGTACGCAAAGCGAGCCTTTGTGCACTGGTATGTGGGAGAAGGCATGGAGGAAGGAGAGTTCTCTGAGGCCCGGGAGGACCTGGCAGCGCTGGAGAAAGACTATGAAGAGGTGGGCGTGGATTCTGTGGAAGCAGAGGCTGAAGAAGGGGAAGAATACTGA
- the LOC103549035 gene encoding tubulin alpha-3 chain isoform X4, with the protein MRECISIHVGQAGVQIGNACWELYCLEHGIQPDGQMPSDKTIGGGDDSFNTFFSETGAGKHVPRAVFVDLEPTVVDEVRTGTYRQLFHPEQLITGKEDAANNYARGHYTIGKEIVDLVLDRIRKLADLCTGLQGFLIFHSFGGGTGSGFASLLMERLSVDYGKKSKLEFAIYPAPQVSTAVVEPYNSILTTHTTLEHSDCAFMVDNEAIYDICRRNLDIERPTYTNLNRLIGQIVSSITASLRFDGALNVDLTEFQTNLVPYPRIHFPLATYAPVISAEKAYHEQLSVAEITNACFEPANQMVKCDPRHGKYMACCMLYRGDVVPKDVNAAIATIKTKRTIQFVDWCPTGFKVGINYQPPTVVPGGDLAKVQRAVCMLSNTTAIAEAWARLDHKFDLMYAKRAFVHWYVGEGMEEGEFSEAREDLAALEKDYEEVGVDSVEAEAEEGEEY; encoded by the exons ATG CGCGAGTGCATCTCTATCCACGTGGGGCAGGCAGGGGTCCAGATCGGCAATGCCTGCTGGGAATTGTACTGCCTTGAACATGGAATTCAGCCTGATGGTCAAATGCCAAGTGACAAAACCATCGGCGGTGGGGATGACTCATTCAACACGTTCTTCAGTGAGACTGGGGCTGGCAAACATGTGCCCAGAGCGGTGTTTGTGGACCTGGAGCCCACTGTAGTCG ATGAAGTGCGCACAGGGACCTATAGGCAGCTATTCCACCCAGAGCAGCTGATCACCGGGAAGGAAGATGCAGCCAATAATTATGCCAGAGGCCATTACACCATCGGCAAGGAGATTGTCGACCTGGTCCTGGACCGGATCCGCAAACTG gCAGATCTGTGCACGGGGCTGCAGGGCTTCCTCATCTTCCACAGCTTCGGAGGCGGCACCGGCTCTGGGTTTGCATCTCTGCTCATGGAGCGCCTCTCGGTGGACTATGGCAAGAAGTCCAAGCTTGAATTTGCCATTTACCCAGCCCCCCAGGTTTCCACGGCTGTAGTGGAGCCCTACAACTCCATCCTGACCACCCACACAACCCTGGAACATTCTGATTGTGCCTTCATGGTGGACAACGAAGCCATCTACGACATATGTCGGCGCAATCTAGATATCGAGCGGCCCACGTACACCAACCTCAATCGCCTGATCGGACAGATCGTGTCCTCCATCACCGCCTCCCTGCGATTTGATGGGGCCCTGAATGTGGACTTGACAGAATTCCAGACCAACCTGGTCCCGTACCCCCGCATCCACTTCCCCCTGGCCACCTATGCCCCAGTCATCTCAGCCGAGAAGGCCTACCACGAGCAGCTGTCTGTGGCTGAGATCACCAATGCTTGCTTTGAGCCAGCCAACCAGATGGTCAAGTGTGACCCTCGCCATGGCAAGTACATGGCCTGCTGCATGTTGTACAGGGGCGATGTGGTTCCAAAAGACGTCAACGCAGCCATCGCCACCATTAAGACCAAGCGCACCATCCAATTTGTGGATTGGTGCCCAACTGGATTTAAG GTGGGCATCAACTACCAGCCCCCCACCGTCGTCCCTGGGGGAGACCTGGCCAAGGTGCAGCGGGCTGTGTGCATGCTGAGTAACACCACTGCCATCGCCGAGGCCTGGGCCCGCCTAGACCATAAGTTTGATCTCATGTACGCAAAGCGAGCCTTTGTGCACTGGTATGTGGGAGAAGGCATGGAGGAAGGAGAGTTCTCTGAGGCCCGGGAGGACCTGGCAGCGCTGGAGAAAGACTATGAAGAGGTGGGCGTGGATTCTGTGGAAGCAGAGGCTGAAGAAGGGGAAGAATACTGA